GTGGTGGTGAGTACAAGACAATTGCAAAAGAGTTTGCATCTACCCTGCAGATCGCGCTGCCCGCGCTCGCATTTGCCATGCTCGCAGTCGCCTTCTTGGTCTCTTCGGCATTCGACGCGGGCAAAATTATGCTGTTTCTTTTCCTGATTTTTCTGGCCGCAACTGCGGTGAAAATTGCGTACCTTATTTGACTAGCGGGCGTGCGCACCGAGAATTTCGGTGTTCCAATGCAGCGCGTAGCGATCGGTCATGCCTGCGATAAAGTCGGCGACGACGCGCTCGACCCCCATAGTCTCTATGCGCTCATGGTAGTCCGCCGGCAGCATCTTCGGGTCACGAATCACAAAATCAAAGATGCGCGAAATAATATGATTCGCGCGCTCGTTCATGCGCACCACATCGGCGTGCCGGTAAAGGTTGCGAAACAGAAATTTCTTCAGGTCTTTGACCTGCGCATCCATTTTATCTGAGAAAGCGATCAGTGGTTTAGCGCGCTCGTCGGCATTATAGCGCAATACGTCTTCAAACGTATCGAGGTTCGCCGCGGCGATATTTTGCCTCGATGCTTCAATGAGATTCGAGACCATGCCGTTAATGATCTCGCGTATGGTGGCCCGAATCTGAATCTTCGGCTTAATGCCCGGATAACGCTCGCCGACGATCTTGTAGTTCTCATGCCAGAGCTTCACCTCGCTCAGCTGTTGCAGTGTGAGGTGCCCGCTCTCGAGGCCGTCGTCGATGTCATGGTTATTGTACGCGATCTCATCGCACATATCGACAATGATTGCCTCCAGGCAGTGACCATGCGAAACTTTGCCCGCCGCATCTTTGGGCAGACTGCTGTGTTTCTGCAAACTGGCGAGCGTGCCCCGGGTCAGGTTCAAGCCCGTGAAGTTCGGGTAACGCTCTTCGAGAGTGGTGACGATGCGCAGCGTCTGTTCGTTATGGTCAAAGCCGCCGAGTTCGCGCATCTTCTCATGCAGTGCGCGTTCGCCGGCATGGCCGAACGGCGGGTGACCCAGGTCATGTGCGAGAGCGACTGTTTCGGTCAGGTCTTCGTTCAGGCCCAGCACACGCGCTACCGTACGCGCAATCTGAGAGACTTCGATCGAGTGTGTGAGGCGCGTGCGAAAGTTGTCGCCGAGGTGGTTCACAAAGACCTGAGTTTTGTACTCAAGGCGGCGAAAGTATTTCGAGTGCACGACCCGGTCACGGTCGCGCTGAAACTCGTTTCTGAGAGGGTGGCTCTCTTCTGCAAACTGGCGGCTTTCGAAATACTCTCCCTGTGCGGCCAGCGGTGATGTCATGCTAAAGTATCGACATCCGTTGCCCCCGAATTAATTCGGGGGCAACGGATGTCGACAATTATCCATGGATCAGCCAGATTTCATAGTTCTTGCCAGAGATACCTTTAACGAAGATGGTACCGTAAACATCGAGAATGGCGACAAGCTCTGGTCGGCTTTGTTTAAACTGCCCGAATGGAACTTTCTGATGACGATGACCAGTTTCGTCAATAAATCCCCCTCGGCGCAAATGATCGACGGCAAGGTCTGGTATCTTGTGTTTACCGACACCGAAAAGTTGCAGGCATATGCGACGCGCAACCAGAACCTCGACCCTGACGGCAAGGCGCTCTTCATCACCATGACTCCCGAAGCGGCGGTACGTTTTGCGCAGGGCTCGCTCGGCACGACGGTTTACGGTTTTCGTTTTAATGAAGCGGCCGAACATGGCTGGTTCTCGCCGCTCGAGAATCTGGTGAAGTTTCCCGATTATCTGCGTGAAAAGGGTTTGCTTTGAGTGCCAGAATATCGTTCGCCTCGCCATGCCTATTCTGGGTGTTATTCTTGACTGCCGACCGCGCCCGGCAATTGGTGAGCGATGAAGCAATTTTCAGCGCTCGCGGCCCTGGTTGCCGCTTTTCTCATGATAACGCAATCGACCTTTGCATGGTCGAACCACTACCTGTTTAACCGTGCGGCGCTTGAGGCGCTGCCCGAGCTGGCGTCAGCACCAAAAGTTAAGGTCGAACGCCTCGAAGATTTTCTGCTGAAAGAACAGGCAAGCCTTGCTGCTGCGCTCGACCAGATCGAGGCAGAAGCGAAAGAGGCTTTTCCGAAGGCTGCACCGCGACCCAATGCGCTAGCGTTCCGGGGCGGCGATGCCTCAAACATTCGCGCCAATTTCTTGCGGGCCATTCGTGTGAACCCCGGCACACCCCTGGGGTATTTTCTGCAGCAGGTTCCGGGCCAACCTCTCGCCGGCAAAAAATCAGACCCGAATACGGTAAGCATTTTCGGCGAAAAAGACCTAAAGCGCAAGTACAACTTCTACGACGTCAAGATTGGGCAGGCCGTTTCGCCGGTCGAGGTCGTCGCAACAGCGGGCGATGAACCCGATTTTGGCCTCGACATCAACCTCTTCGAAGACAACGATTCTGAATTTGGCAAACAATACGGTTTCGGCAAGCAATCGTTTGGCAACCCAAAGCTCTATTATGGCACCCAGGCGCCATTTCACATCGGTTATTACCACGAATCGGGAATCATTTTTCTCGCAGCCGGATTTCTAAAGCGTACGTATCCTCAGTACAGGGTGCATCAATTTTTGAACCTTGCACGGCACGCTTTCAAAACCGGCCACCCCTATTGGGGTTACCGCTTTCTCGGCTGGGGCCTGCACTACGTCGGTGACCTGACGCAACCCTACCACGCGCGCGTGCTGCCCAACTATGGCACCATGGGCATGCTGTGGATCAACACCAAGGCGATGATTGGCTTTGACGGCGCAAAGAATGACGCGATCGACCGCATTACCGCCCGCCACACGCAGATTGAAGAATACCACTACAGTGTGCTGGCAGAAGCCTACCGCACGAAGAACCTGGAACACCCCATGTTGAAGGCGGTCACGGCGATCGACAAAGACCAGACGTATGGACCATTTGATGCAAACTACATTATCAAGAAACTGACAGATGAAAGTTACGAGGTCTCGGACAGCGTCGACACGCTGATCGACGAATCGAATTTGCTCAAGGGTTTTTCAGAAGGTAACCTGCTGCCTGAAGCGAACCAGAAATCGCTCGCCGAACTCGACAAGGTCATCACTACCCACATGGGCGGTGTCGGTGCGCACCTGCGCAATTACGTAAGGGCAGGGTTAAAGTAAGGCGCGCTTCGAGCGCCTCCAAAGCGGAGACTCAGCTGCGCTTCGTCACAGCGCGCGGCACCTGAGGTGCTCGAAGGGCCGCGCGGTCTTACAAATCGAGTTCTTCGACTTTTTTGGCGTTATCTTCGATAAAGCGGCGGCGCGGTTCTACCTCGTCGCCCATGAGAATGATAAAAGTCTCGTCGGCAATGACTGCATCGTCGACTGATACCTGCATCAGCACCCGGCGTGCTGGATCCATTGTGGTTTCCCAGAGTTGTTCGGGGTTCATTTCACCAAGACCCTTGTAACGCTGTATCACGTATTTCGACTCTGCCTTAAAGCCCTTAATGATTTTATCCTTTTCCTGGTCAGAATAGGCGTAGAACTTCTCTTTGCCATGCGATACAAGGTAGAGTGGTGGACGCGCGATATAGAGCCCGCCCTTTTCGATCAAGAGCGGCATGTGGCGAAAGAAGAAGGTCAAAAGCAGCGTCTGGATATGCGCACCGTCTACATCCGCATCGGTCATGATGACGATCTTATGGTAGCGCAACTTGTCGATGTTGAATTCGGCGCCGATGCCGCAGCCGATCGCTGAAATCAGCGCCGCGACTTCGCCGTCGCCCAGAATCTTGTCGAGCTTGGTCTTCTCGACGTTCGTAATCTTGCCCTTGAGCGGCAGAATCGCCTGAAAATGGCGGTTGCGGCCTTGCTTCGCAGACCCACCCGCCGAGTCACCCTCGACGATAAAGAGTTCACAGTCTTTCGGCTCGCGCGCACTGCAGTCCGCGAGTTTACCGGGAAGCCCGGCGCCTTCGAGTGCGCTCTTGCGGCGCACGAGTTCTTTAGCTTTGCGCGCGGCGATGCGCGCGAGCGCAGCCTGCATACACTTTTCGATGACACGCTTGGCGTCTTGCGGGTTTTCTTCAAAGTACTCGCAGAGCTTCTCGTATACGACCGAAGTGACGATGCCTTTCACTTCGCCGTTACCGAGCTTCATCTTTGTCTGGCCCTCAAATTGCGGGTTCGGTATCAGAATCGAAAGTACCAGAACGAGGCCTTCGCGCACGTCGTCGCCTGTCAGTGGTTCTTCAACCTTCTTGTCATAGCCGAGCTTCTTCTTGTATTCGTTGAGTGCCCGTGTCAGCGCAGTGCGAAAGCCCTCGAGGTGCGTGCCGCCTTCGCGCGTGTGTATCGCATTCGCAAACGTGAAAATTTGCTCTGAATAGGTGTCGCAGTATTCGATCGCCAGCTCGACCTGAATGCCGTCTTTCTGCTGAATCGCATAAATTGGCTTCTTTTGCAGCGGGTTCTTTTTTTCGGTAAGCATCTTGACGAATTCGACAATGCCGCCCTTGTATTGAAATACGTGTTCTTTGACTTCTTTCTCGCGCGTGTCGCGTATCGTGATCTTTACATTCTTGTTGAGAAAGGCAAGTTCTCGTAGCCGTGAGGAAAGAGTGTCGTAACGGTATTCGAGCGTGTCGAATATCTGGCTGTCAGCCAGAAACGTGACCGTCGTGCCTCGCTTTTTGCTCGGCCCTTTCGCCTTGAGAGGAGCTCTTGTCTTGCCGCGATTGAACGCAATGTGGTGCTGTTTGCCGTCGCGGTGTACATCGACTTCAACCCATTCAGACAGGGCGTTGACCACCGACACACCGACACCGTGCAGGCCGCCCGAGACTTTATAGGCCCCGTCGCCGAACTTGCCGCCCGCATGCAATTTGGTTAAGACAACCTCAACCGTTGAAACTCCCACTTTGGGGTGAATATCCACAGGGATGCCGCGCCCGTTGTCAGACACACTGATAATGTTGCCCTTGCTGATTTCGACTTCAATTGTATCGCAATGGCCCGCCATCGCTTCGTCGATGCAGTTGTCGACAACCTCATAAACCATGTGGTGCAGACCCGGCAGGTCGGTCGAGCCGATGTACATGCCGGGCCGCTTGCGCACAGCCTCGAGGCCTTCAAGAACCTGAATCTTCGAGGCGTTGTACTCTTCAGAGACATGCCCGTGCATCGGTTCTTCAGTTGCTGTGACCGGCTTCTTGGCTGGGGTTGCCGCGACTGTCTTGGCCGGTTTCTTCTCAGGTTTCTTCGCTTTTGCCATAGTAATTCAGGCCACTCTGCGGTCTCGACATATTATGTCGCCTGAATAAAGGAGGGAGTTAAGGTTACGCCTTGGTTTAGGGCAAACGGCCGCGTTTAGCCTACTTGACTGATAGCGAGCGATTCCACTCCGCTCTTTTTGCATATGAGTCTCGTTCCATAACATCGCAGCCTGCCCGATGCCTCAAACAGAAGGACGGCTGATTTATGAATTATGTGCAACCGAGTTCTGTGGGCTTTGTAATGACCACGAACCTGACAGCATAGAAATCTGGGCGCCAGCTTCGGAGACATAGTGCCCAATCCACCTCGATCAAGGGCTATTTCTCATACTTACCCAATCCAATTGAGGTGTACGGCTTTTTTAGGGCTGAAAGTGGCCGAGGTCATGGCCTTGTCCAGATAATCGGAACAACTTTGTGCGCGCGTACAGGTCTGCGGGGGTCTGTCTATCAGCTTTGGAATTTCGGAACTACTACTTCTCTCGCTTCGCTTTATCTTCAAATCGGAAAGTATGCTCGACGTACTTTGTGACTGGCGGCTCAGGAAAACGCCATTCGGCAATTTTGGTAACCACACAGCTCTCGAATTGTTGAGCAGCAAAATCTGAAAGTACAATCTCGGGAGCAATTGTCCGCCCCGAAGTCGAAATTTGCCAATCTACACGTAGCTTCCCCGTTTGTTTCGCGGGATTCGCAGCCAAATAGGTCTTGTAGCATGCCTGAACTTCGGGATAGCCCTTGAGCACGCGATTCTTGACCGGGCCGGCGAGGTATGGGTCAGCTTGCTTCTTGTCGGCGGTCCCGCTTGTCTGCGCGCGCTGTAACAATTCAACGATCTGTGCGTTTTGCCGGCGGTTTTCGAAGAAGAGAAAGGCAGCAACCGCGACGGCTAGAGCCGCAGCCGCATAAAGCAGGGTCGTATTCTGTTCAACTTTCATAGTGGTGCATTTCCTTAGTTGGGAGTTGCCATGTCTTGCAGATGGATTTCCATTGCAAGGATCGCGTCACTTGTCACGCCTAACCAAAATCCCGACGCGGCAGGTAATGAGAGCAGAACGCCTTGCCCGCAGCGATATGAGCGGTAATCGCGCATTTCACCACCGAGATCCCTCAAATATGCAATGCTGTCGGGTTGCCGTAGCTTCGATCATTGCAGCTTGAAGATATATACCGCACCGGCGCTGGCGGCACCGTTAACACCCGACGCGCTGCCATCTGTATTTGTGATCGTTGTCTGGTTTGAAGCTTCCTGATGCGCACCCACGACCACGGTTGAACCAGATGCCGCAACCGAGTAGCCAAGGGAATCAGATGCTTCAGCGTTGGACGCCTTTAGAAATGCATCTTGCACCCAGTCGCCCGACGCCTCGCGTTTGAAGACATAAACAGCTCCCGAGCCGGTAGTGCTGTTGTTTGCGGATGCCGCACCGTCATTATTGTCGATCGTCGTTTGATTTGCATCTTCATTGCGTGCTCCCACAACTACAGTCGAGCCCGAAATAGCAGCGGATTCACCTAAACCGTCACCCGCCTCTGCGTTCGACGCCTTGAGGTACGCATCTTGCACCCAATCGCCCGAGGCCTCACGCTTAAAGATATAGGCAGCCCCGGAAGCAGAAGCGCTTATGTCCGCAGAAGCTGCCCCGTCGGCATTCGTAATGGTCGTCTGGTTTGAACGCTCACTAGGCGCAGTAACAACCACAGTTGCGCCAGAGATAGCAACAGCCCAGCCAAATGAGCTGCCTATCCCAGCGTTGGATGCCTTTAGGTACGCATCTTGCACCCAGTCGCCCGAGGTATCGCGCTTGAACACATATACCGCGCCGGAGCCTGATGTGCCGTTGACACCCGACGCACTGCCGTCTGTATTCGTGATCGTTGTCTGGTTGGAGTCCTCGTCACGCGCGCCTACAACCACAGTCGAGCCAGAGATTGCGACGGAAAAACCAAAGTAGTCGCCCGCCTCTGCGTTCGATGCCTTTAGATATGCATCCTGCACCCAGTTGCCAGAAGTTTCGCGCTTGAAAATATAAACAGCACCCGCGTTCGACGCACTATTGTCAGCAGATGCCGTACCGTCCGTATTGGTGATAGTGGTCTGATTCGAATCGTCCTCTATTGCGCCGACAACTACGGTCGATCCTGAGATAGCGACGGCAGTACCAAACCAATCACCGGCCTCTGCGTTAGACGCTTTGAGGTATGCATCTTGGACCCAGATGCCGGATGTATCTCTCTGGAAGACATAGGCAGCACCCGAATTGCCAGCACTGTCGTCGGCAGTTGCGGTGCTGTCGGTATTAGTAATCGTGGTCTGGTTGGAATCCTCGTTGCGCACACCCACGACGACCGTCGAGCCAGACACCGCAACAGCAAGGCCGAAGTTATCATTCGCCCCCGGGTTTGACGCCTTTAGGTATGCATCTTGCACCCAAGCGGGCGTAGTGCTTGTCGAACTAGCGCAATTCAGTGCAACGCTCGTGATATTTGCACTTGCGACGTTGCCCGCATCGCTCGCATTCTGAAAAAAGCAAATTTGGCTGTTGGGATTTGACTTGATGCTAACCTGATAAGCGCTGCCACTTGCAAGACTCGTCGCGAAGCTGAAGCTACCGTTGGCTGTGAGCGTCAAGTCATCAGCTCCATTGTTCTGCAGCACGACCGTGCCCGTAAGGCCAGATGCGGTGCCACCAACCGTAAAGGTGGTGGCGCTAGCGGAAGAGCCCGAAGTCGCAGAATCGCCAGAACCTGATGAACTACAGGCGGTAGGGGCAAAATTTATGAGTGTTACGGCTGCTAGTATAGCAATGCGTCGTGTGGCGTGCATCGACGTGTCTGCCCCTTTCTCCCTGGAGCGTCGATCAGAACATAAACCAATTCTCAGATATCACGGCCGTCCCGGAAAAGTTATGTCCCATAAATAATTCACACCGCTCAACGCCGTGCGGCTTTTCCACTTGCAGCGGATATCGACGTTGCCGATAATTACCTTAGACCAATGCCTGAAATCAAGATCAAAGACTATAAAGCCGGCAACACCGTCATCATACAGAACGCCCCCAACCCCGGAATTTTCTACCTGGTGCGCAAAGGTGTGCTCGCGATCGATACCGAGCACCGCTTGAACGACAAGGTGCTCTCGCGCTTCGAGGCGGGCGACAGTTTTGGTCTCGTTTCGGCGCTCACAGGGCACCGATTTCTCGTGACCATCTATGCGACAACCGATGCGCAGGTGGCCGAGATTCCCGTTTCGATGATCGGCGCGTACCTCAAGTCGCAGTCAGACCTTGCGGTGAAGATGCTGCGTCTCTATTCGCGCGAACTGAGAACCATTCAGCTGCACCTTTCGAAACTCGACGCACCTGAAGACCGAAATATTACTCCCGATATTCTCTACAATCTGGCGGGCAAATATATCGAGTGGGATAAACCCCATTACGCAGCCCGGGCGCTCAAGGCATACATCGACTGGGCCGAACAAAATGAAGGCGTCTACCTCGATCTGGCGCGCACACGCTTTGAAGAGGTGAAAGACCACTACAAAGAAATCGACTTTACCGGCAAAACAACCGCCGTCGAACAAGACACGATGCTGTTTTCTGAAGGTGAAATGGGCAAAGAGATCTTCGTCGTTCTGTCAGGCTCCGTAAAACTCATGAGGATTGTCCGCGGTGAAGAATTCATCATCGATGTGCTCGGCCCGGGCGAGCTTTTCGGCGAAATGGCCTTTATCGAAGACGCTCCCCGCATGGGTACTGCCGTCACGACGCAAGATTCGCAGCTCATTCGCATTTCACCGCAGCAGCTCGTTTCGAGTGTGGCCGAAGGTGTGTTGCAGAAGATCTTTGAGAACATGGCACGGCGCATCTGGTTCTCGCACCAGCGCCTCATCATCTTCAAAATCGGCGACCCGCTCGTGCGCATGTATGCGTACCTCTATAACCTGGTGCGCAACCAGAACCTGCGCACGCGCGACAACAGCGCACAGGACAAATCATATAAATTTGCAATTACGCTGAACGAGCTCAAAACTCTCTGCGGCATTATGCGCCTCAAAGACACGACCGAAGCTTCGTTTCGGGCAAACGACAACCTGATCGTCGAAGAAGATGGCATTACGATCAAAAGCCGTAAGCGCCTTGCCGACCAGATTCAGTATTACCGCGCCAAGTCGGGTCAGATTATCGCAGAGACCAAGTAATTCAAGTTTTGCGCAGCAAAACTTGAATTACGGCTCCTTCCAGGTTGTGCGCAGGTCGAGTGAGAGCAGCACGATCGACGCGTTATAAAAGTCACTCACCGAGCCCAGATAGAAGTAATACCAGCGGTGGCTGACAGTGAACGTCAGCGGCGCGGCAATCGTGAAAATGAGTGAATTCGCGATTTCAATGCGGTGTCGCCAGAAGCCCGCATAGGTGCGCGAAGAGAACGAGTCGAATGCGAGTTTATACTGCATACCGGGGTAGAACTGCCACAGCGCTCCGATGTTCGATTCAATACCCCAGTTAGGGTCATTCACCGGGTCGAGAATTTCTTTTTCAAGACCACCACCCAGCCTGCCGGTAAAAAACTTCCATGTAAATTCGGCGCCCACTGTTTCTCGCAAGAAACTCGGCCTCAGGCCGTTTACCGGCACGACGACCGTGTCGATTCGGTTTTTCTGGTAAGGTCTGATATACCATTCTGTATTGTAGGTGTATGTAATGTCGCCGCGTAACAGGTTGCGCACAATCTGGTCTACCTGCCTGACATAGAAA
The sequence above is a segment of the Turneriella parva DSM 21527 genome. Coding sequences within it:
- a CDS encoding AgmX/PglI C-terminal domain-containing protein, yielding MKVEQNTTLLYAAAALAVAVAAFLFFENRRQNAQIVELLQRAQTSGTADKKQADPYLAGPVKNRVLKGYPEVQACYKTYLAANPAKQTGKLRVDWQISTSGRTIAPEIVLSDFAAQQFESCVVTKIAEWRFPEPPVTKYVEHTFRFEDKAKREK
- a CDS encoding phospholipase, which gives rise to MKQFSALAALVAAFLMITQSTFAWSNHYLFNRAALEALPELASAPKVKVERLEDFLLKEQASLAAALDQIEAEAKEAFPKAAPRPNALAFRGGDASNIRANFLRAIRVNPGTPLGYFLQQVPGQPLAGKKSDPNTVSIFGEKDLKRKYNFYDVKIGQAVSPVEVVATAGDEPDFGLDINLFEDNDSEFGKQYGFGKQSFGNPKLYYGTQAPFHIGYYHESGIIFLAAGFLKRTYPQYRVHQFLNLARHAFKTGHPYWGYRFLGWGLHYVGDLTQPYHARVLPNYGTMGMLWINTKAMIGFDGAKNDAIDRITARHTQIEEYHYSVLAEAYRTKNLEHPMLKAVTAIDKDQTYGPFDANYIIKKLTDESYEVSDSVDTLIDESNLLKGFSEGNLLPEANQKSLAELDKVITTHMGGVGAHLRNYVRAGLK
- the gyrB gene encoding DNA topoisomerase (ATP-hydrolyzing) subunit B — translated: MHGHVSEEYNASKIQVLEGLEAVRKRPGMYIGSTDLPGLHHMVYEVVDNCIDEAMAGHCDTIEVEISKGNIISVSDNGRGIPVDIHPKVGVSTVEVVLTKLHAGGKFGDGAYKVSGGLHGVGVSVVNALSEWVEVDVHRDGKQHHIAFNRGKTRAPLKAKGPSKKRGTTVTFLADSQIFDTLEYRYDTLSSRLRELAFLNKNVKITIRDTREKEVKEHVFQYKGGIVEFVKMLTEKKNPLQKKPIYAIQQKDGIQVELAIEYCDTYSEQIFTFANAIHTREGGTHLEGFRTALTRALNEYKKKLGYDKKVEEPLTGDDVREGLVLVLSILIPNPQFEGQTKMKLGNGEVKGIVTSVVYEKLCEYFEENPQDAKRVIEKCMQAALARIAARKAKELVRRKSALEGAGLPGKLADCSAREPKDCELFIVEGDSAGGSAKQGRNRHFQAILPLKGKITNVEKTKLDKILGDGEVAALISAIGCGIGAEFNIDKLRYHKIVIMTDADVDGAHIQTLLLTFFFRHMPLLIEKGGLYIARPPLYLVSHGKEKFYAYSDQEKDKIIKGFKAESKYVIQRYKGLGEMNPEQLWETTMDPARRVLMQVSVDDAVIADETFIILMGDEVEPRRRFIEDNAKKVEELDL
- a CDS encoding deoxyguanosinetriphosphate triphosphohydrolase, whose protein sequence is MTSPLAAQGEYFESRQFAEESHPLRNEFQRDRDRVVHSKYFRRLEYKTQVFVNHLGDNFRTRLTHSIEVSQIARTVARVLGLNEDLTETVALAHDLGHPPFGHAGERALHEKMRELGGFDHNEQTLRIVTTLEERYPNFTGLNLTRGTLASLQKHSSLPKDAAGKVSHGHCLEAIIVDMCDEIAYNNHDIDDGLESGHLTLQQLSEVKLWHENYKIVGERYPGIKPKIQIRATIREIINGMVSNLIEASRQNIAAANLDTFEDVLRYNADERAKPLIAFSDKMDAQVKDLKKFLFRNLYRHADVVRMNERANHIISRIFDFVIRDPKMLPADYHERIETMGVERVVADFIAGMTDRYALHWNTEILGAHAR
- a CDS encoding Crp/Fnr family transcriptional regulator: MPEIKIKDYKAGNTVIIQNAPNPGIFYLVRKGVLAIDTEHRLNDKVLSRFEAGDSFGLVSALTGHRFLVTIYATTDAQVAEIPVSMIGAYLKSQSDLAVKMLRLYSRELRTIQLHLSKLDAPEDRNITPDILYNLAGKYIEWDKPHYAARALKAYIDWAEQNEGVYLDLARTRFEEVKDHYKEIDFTGKTTAVEQDTMLFSEGEMGKEIFVVLSGSVKLMRIVRGEEFIIDVLGPGELFGEMAFIEDAPRMGTAVTTQDSQLIRISPQQLVSSVAEGVLQKIFENMARRIWFSHQRLIIFKIGDPLVRMYAYLYNLVRNQNLRTRDNSAQDKSYKFAITLNELKTLCGIMRLKDTTEASFRANDNLIVEEDGITIKSRKRLADQIQYYRAKSGQIIAETK